In one window of Brassica rapa cultivar Chiifu-401-42 chromosome A07, CAAS_Brap_v3.01, whole genome shotgun sequence DNA:
- the LOC103831908 gene encoding uncharacterized protein LOC103831908 has translation MADAVQYGWIKYLFKKQLWPKAVNMLTAVLYIAILKKQGRPNISTEVAKASGSESSSSSSSRQAKEKTSSAATGRRAKREMKREAANRAAEVRCSCKARSSFG, from the exons ATGGCGGATGCTGTGCAATATGGTTGGATAAAATACCTCTTCAAGAAACAGCTATGGCCAAAGGCTGTGAACATGCTTACTG CGGTACTGTACATTGCTATCCTCAAGAAGCAAGGCCGGCCCAACATTAGCACCGAGGTGGCCAAGGCCTCTGGCTCTGAATcaagctcttcttcttcctcgcgTCAGGCAAAGGAGAAGACTAGCAGTGCTGCAACAGGCAGGCGTGCCAAAAGGGAAATGAAGCGTGAAGCTGCAAACAGAGCTGCAGAAGTACGTTGCAGCTGCAAAGCACGAAGCTCTTTTGGTTAG
- the LOC103831909 gene encoding uncharacterized protein LOC103831909 — protein MWKLASKSIKEGFRSKDDVTKQRNTPLDSSGDGVKTTKEERLECPICWESFNVVENVPYVLWCGHTICKYCLLGLQRAVVNRFSGFPFQLPFFVACPWCSFLSLRLVRNGTTVKFPSKNYYLLWMVETMNGSRSDDNKRVTPGERRCDGVTSDDNRGWWNGLTRRWRLHDSVCKSMAIVAHILAKFPLVVIFLLVALYAIPVSAAVLGVYVFVTFALAVPSFLVLYFAVPSLNWLIREISA, from the coding sequence ATGTGGAAACTAGCTTCAAAATCCATCAAAGAAGGTTTTAGATCAAAAGATGATGTCACAAAACAGAGAAACACTCCTTTAGATTCGTCTGGAGATGGCGTAAAGACAACCAAGGAAGAAAGGTTAGAGTGTCCCATATGCTGGGAATCATTCAACGTCGTTGAGAACGTCCCTTACGTCTTATGGTGCGGTCATACCATCTGCAAGTACTGTCTCTTAGGGCTTCAACGTGCCGTTGTGAACAGATTCTCAGGTTTTCCTTTCCAGCTTCCTTTCTTCGTCGCTTGCCCTTGGTGCAGTTTCCTCTCTTTAAGACTAGTACGCAACGGAACAACcgtcaagttcccttccaaaaACTATTACCTTTTATGGATGGTCGAAACCATGAACGGCTCTCGCAGCGACGACAACAAAAGGGTCACTCCAGGGGAGAGAAGGTGCGATGGAGTGACCTCAGATGACAACCGCGGTTGGTGGAATGGTCTGACTAGAAGatggagacttcatgactcGGTATGTAAGTCAATGGCCATTGTTGCTCATATCTTGGCTAAGTTTCCTTTGGTAGTTATATTCCTTTTGGTGGCTTTATATGCAATCCCTGTGAGTGCTGCGGTTCTTGGGGTCTATGTTTTTGTCACGTTTGCTTTGGCTGTCCCGTCGTTTCTTGTTCTTTATTTCGCTGTCCCGAGCTTAAACTGGCTGATCAGAGAGATCTCAGCCTAA
- the LOC103831911 gene encoding probable xyloglucan 6-xylosyltransferase 5: MGQDGSPAHKRPSGSGGGLPTSTVSNGGGRGGRGVLPRGRQMQKTFNNIKITILCGFVTILVLRGTIGVGNLGSSSADAVNQNIIEETNRILAEIRSDSDPTDLDSPQEIDMNTNETYALGPKITDWDSQRKVWLEQNPEFPSTVNGKARILLLTGSPPKPCDNPIGDHYLLKSVKNKIDYCRLHGIEIVYNMAHLDKELAGYWAKLPMIRRLMLSHPEVEWIWWMDSDALFTDILFQIPLVRYEKHNLVIHGYPDLLFDQKSWIALNTGSFLLRNCQWSLDLLDAWAPMGPKGPIRDEAGKVLTAYLKGRPAFEADDQSALIYLLLSQKDTWMEKVFVENQYYLHGFWEGLVDRYEEMMEKYHPGLGDERWPFVTHFVGCKPCGSYADYAVERCLKSMERAFNFADNQVLKLYGFGHRGLLSPKIKRIRNETVAPLEFVDKFDIRRTEVEFKPRY, encoded by the coding sequence atgggTCAAGACGGGTCGCCGGCGCACAAAAGACCATCCGGAAGCGGCGGAGGACTTCCGACGTCAACCGTATCAAACGGCGGAGGAAGAGGCGGTCGCGGCGTGCTGCCACGTGGCAGACAGATGCAGAAGACGTTCAACAACATCAAGATCACGATCCTCTGCGGCTTCGTCACCATCCTCGTCCTACGCGGCACGATCGGCGTCGGGAACCTAGGGAGCTCGAGCGCCGACGCGGTTAACCAGAACATCATCGAGGAGACTAACCGGATCCTAGCCGAGATCCGGTCCGACTCGGATCCCACCGACTTGGATTCTCCTCAGGAGATAGATATGAACACCAACGAGACTTATGCCTTGGGGCCTAAGATAACTGATTGGGATAGTCAGCGAAAGGTGTGGCTGGAACAGAACCCTGAGTTTCCGAGTACTGTTAACGGCAAAGCTCGGATCTTGCTGTTAACGGGATCTCCTCCCAAGCCGTGTGATAACCCCATCGGTGATCATTACCTGTTGAAGTCAGTGAAGAACAAGATTGATTACTGTAGGCTCCACGGGATTGAGATTGTGTATAACATGGCTCATTTGGATAAGGAGCTAGCTGGTTACTGGGCCAAGTTGCCTATGATAAGGAGGTTGATGCTGTCTCATCCTGAGGTTGAGTGGATATGGTGGATGGATAGTGACGCTTTGTTCACTGACATACTGTTTCAGATCCCTTTGGTTAGGTACGAGAAGCATAACTTGGTGATTCATGGTTATCCGGATTTGCTGTTTGATCAGAAGTCGTGGATTGCTTTGAACACTGGGAGCTTTCTGCTGAGGAACTGTCAGTGGTCTTTGGATTTGTTGGATGCTTGGGCTCCCATGGGACCTAAAGGGCCGATACGTGATGAGGCAGGGAAGGTGCTGACGGCTTATCTTAAAGGCAGGCCGGCTTTCGAGGCGGATGATCAGTCGGCGTTGATCTATCTCCTCCTTTCTCAGAAGGATACGTGGATGGAGAAAGTGTTTGTGGAGAATCAGTACTATCTCCACGGGTTTTGGGAAGGTTTGGTTGATAGGTACGAGGAGATGATGGAGAAGTATCACCCCGGGTTGGGCGATGAGAGATGGCCGTTTGTGACGCATTTCGTGGGGTGCAAACCGTGCGGTAGCTACGCTGATTACGCGGTTGAACGCTGCTTGAAGAGCATGGAGAGGGCGTTTAATTTTGCAGACaatcaagtgctgaagctgtaTGGTTTTGGACATAGAGGGTTGTTGAGCCCCAAGATTAAGAGGATCAGGAATGAGACGGTGGCTCCTTTGGAGTTTGTAGACAAGTTTGATATTCGCAGAACGGAAGTGGAATTCAAACCGCGTTACTAG
- the LOC103831910 gene encoding protein NEN3: MASTLGGGNEGRSEIAFFDLETAVPTEPGKPFAILEFGAILVCPRKLVELHSYSTLVRPTDLSLISTLSKRRSGITREGVLSAPTFVEIADQVYNILHGRIWAGHNIKRFDCVRIRDAFAEIGHSPPEPKAVIDSLSLLSQKFGKRAGDMKMASIAKYFELGDQAHRSLEDVRMNLEVVKHCATVLFLESSVPDILTEMSWFSPRRSPRTKSNEKSLPNGVKESSASSSSSSKTDQSLSSVDATDKETHPIVSLLTECSEDDTCSGIDPSDITTLISKLHIGTPLQTDAAETVTREQDESTPSPNPDAKEESFLRVDEVSVSSIRGSLVPFKRGGSLRMKLFHDDEPLQLYRDSLKVRFGISRKYLDHTGLPRLNIVVDLPPDLCKILEEANDVARNLSVESGTSSGWRLTVMRKKGFANYPTARLQISSESNGDDPTEVYQREESSETVQKLDFSSDEFEELESALLPGTLVDAYFSLEPYDYQKMAGIRLAARKLVIHMIK; encoded by the exons ATGGCTTCAACACTAGGCGGGGGCAACGAGGGAAGAAGCGAGATAGCGTTCTTCGACCTCGAGACGGCGGTTCCGACAGAACCGGGAAAGCCTTTCGCTATTCTGGAGTTTGGAGCCATCTTAGTCTGCCCTAGGAAGCTAGTGGAGCTCCACAGCTACTCAACTCTGGTTCGACCCACCGACCTTTCTCTCATCTCCACGCTCTCCAAACGGCGTAGCGGTATCACGCGCGAAGGAGTCCTCTCTGCGCCAACGTTCGTTGAGATAGCTGACCAAGTCTACAACATTCTCCATG GAAGGATATGGGCGGGACATAACATAAAGAGGTTTGATTGTGTGAGAATAAGAGACGCGTTTGCGGAGATTGGTCATTCTCCACCTGAGCCTAAAGCTGTAATCGATTCTCTTTCGTTGTTGTCTCAGAAGTTTGGGAAGAGAGCTGGTGACATGAAG ATGGCATCAATTGCTAAATACTTCGAGCTAGGAGATCAAGCACATAGGAGCTTAGAAGATGTCCGGATGAATCTTGAAGTTGTCAAGCACTGTGCAACTGTCTTGTTTCTG GAGTCAAGTGTTCCTGACATTCTAACAGAAATGAGCTGGTTTTCACCGAGGAGAAGTCCAAGAACGAAAAGTAATGAGAAGTCATTGCCTAATGGAGTTAAAGAAAGCTCAGCTTCCTCATCCTCCAGCTCTAAAACTGATCAGAGCTTGTCTTCAGTTGATGCCACAGACAAAGAAACCCATCCCATAGTTTCTCTTCTGACAGAATGCTCAGAAGATGATACTTGTAGTGGAATAGATCCATCTGATATAACCACTCTAATAAGTAAACTCCACATTGGAACTCCTCTTCAGACAGATGCTGCAGAAACTGTAACAAGAGAGCAGGATGAGTCAACTCCATCACCTAATCCTGATGCCAAAGAGGAAAGCTTTTTGAGGGTTGATGAAGTATCTGTCTCTAGCATCAGGGGAAGTCTTGTCCCGTTTAAACGTGGTGGTAGCTTAAGAATGAAGCTGTTCCATGACGATGAACCTCTGCAACTTTATAGGGATAGCTTGAAAGTTCGGTTTGGGATAAGCCGGAAGTATTTGGATCATACAGGCCTACCAAGGTTGAACATTGTTGTCGACTTGCCTCCTGATTTATGCAAGATCTTGGAGGAAGCCAATGATGTTGCACGTAACTTATCGGTTGAGTCAGGCACAAGCTCAGGTTGGAGGCTCACCGTTATGAGGAAAAAAGGCTTTGCTAACTACCCCACAGCTAGATTGCA AATCAGCTCAGAATCTAATGGAGATGACCCCACCGAGGTGTACCAGAGAGAAGAATCTTCGGAAACTGTTCAAAAGCTAGATTTCAGTAGTGATGAGTTTGAAGAGCTTGAGTCAGCGTTACTTCCTGGTACACTGGTTGATGCATACTTCTCACTTGAGCCTTATGATTATCAGAAAATGGCAGGGATACGTCTAGCAGCCAGAAAGTTGGTTATCCACATGATTAAATGA
- the LOC103831914 gene encoding NEP1-interacting protein-like 2, whose translation MDAIFSPAVEPEGATDSTIDTVSRLVSGAFSGALTGFFAMAGAFTGAVTGAVAGRAAQYGVLRGAALGAVAGAILSVEVLEASRAYWYLELSGSRGPSSMADFVEQLFRGRLVDEQLMSTMIQSHHWQLRISDVSYEGRDDVYGELEPRGLTGDSLRKLPCYIMSSEMTKKQIIHCTICLQDIAVGEITRGLPRCDHTFHLVCVDKWLIRHGSCPICRQAVKD comes from the exons atGGATGCGATCTTCTCCCCCGCCGTGGAACCTGAAGGAGCCACCGACTCAACCATCGACACAGTTTCTCGCTTGGTCTCCGGCGCTTTCTCCGGAGCTCTTACTGGTTTTTTCGCTATGG CTGGAGCATTCACAGGAGCAGTAACTGGTGCGGTGGCAGGAAGAGCGGCACAGTACGGAGTCCTCCGTGGGGCAGCACTTGGCGCTGTAGCTGGAGCTATTCTCTCTGTTGAAGTCTTGGAGGCTTCTCGTGCCTACTGGTATTTAGAGCTATCAGGATCTAGGGGTCCTTCATCTATG GCAGATTTTGTAGAGCAACTGTTTCGTGGGAGACTAGTAGATGAACAGCTTATGTCAACAATGATACAGTCACACCACTGGCAG TTAAGGATATCAGATGTAAGCTATGAAGGGAGGGATGATGTTTATGGTGAATTGGAACCCAGAGGCTTAACAGGTGACTCGTTAAGAAAACTACCATGCTATATCATGTCAAGTGAGATGACCAAGAAGCAAATCATTCACTGCACTATTTGTCTACAG GACATTGCAGTAGGCGAAATCACACGAGGCTTACCGAGATGTGACCATACGTTTCACCTGGTTTGTGTTGATAAATGGCTCATCAGACATGGATCATGCCCTATTTGCAGACAGGCCGTTAAAGATTGA
- the LOC103831917 gene encoding myb-related protein 308: MGRTTWFDDDGVRKGEWTVEEDRMLVAYINEYGLGDWRTMPKRAGLQRCGKSCRLRWLNYLRPGIKRGKFTPQEEEDIIKFHSLLGNRWAAIAKQMPNRSDNDIKNHWNSCLKKRLVRSGIDPMTHKPVVTVAKATSSSTTSSPTPTPSSSSSSSFSSTSSARLLNKLAAGISSRKHELDRIKNVIMSEPRQAVEEDEMMIGSKEDEEVTGCSMEIDENLISTTSFYEYLTCDFTPTYTPGFVAAFDDYSLVEPYDLYRSDFYHETSDDQLDLFLL; the protein is encoded by the exons ATGGGGAGGACGACGTGGTTTGACGACGATGGGGTGAGGAAAGGAGAGTGGACGGTGGAGGAAGACCGGATGCTCGTGGCTTACATCAACGAATACGGTCTCGGGGACTGGCGTACCATGCCTAAGAGAGCCG GTCTGCAGAGATGTGGAAAGAGTTGTAGATTAAGGTGGCTGAATTATTTGAGGCCTGGAATTAAAAGAGGCAAGTTCACTCCTCAGGAGGAAGAAGATATCATCAAATTCCATTCTCTTCTTGGAAACAG GTGGGCAGCAATAGCAAAGCAAATGCCAAACCGATCAGACAATGACATAAAAAACCATTGGAACTCATGTCTAAAGAAAAGACTCGTTAGAAGCGGAATCGATCCCATGACCCATAAGCCAGTCGTCACCGTCGCCAAAGCCACTTCCTCCTCAACGACGTCGTCTCCAACACCGACTCCATCTtcgtcctcctcttcttctttttcctccACAAGCTCTGCACGTCTACTTAACAAGCTTGCTGCTGGAATCTCGTCGAGAAAACATGAACTCGATAGGATCAAGAACGTTATCATGTCGGAACCAAGACAAGCCGTTGAAGAAGACGAGATGATGATAGGCAGCAAGGAAGATGAGGAAGTGACTGGTTGTTCCATGGAGATCGATGAGAATCTGATCAGTACGACTTCGTTTTATGAGTACTTAACGTGTGACTTCACTCCTACGTATACACCTGGCTTCGTCGCTGCTTTTGATGACTACTCATTGGTTGAGCCATATGATCTATATCGATCTGATTTCTATCATGAGACCAGTGATGATCAACTTGACCTGTTCCTCCTTTGA
- the LOC103831916 gene encoding transcription factor MYB41-like → MGRTTWFDDDGIKKGEWTAEEDRMLVAYIKEHGLGDWRTLPKRAGLQRCGKSCRLRWLNYLKPGIKRGKFTPQEEEDIIKFHSLLGNRWAAIAKQMPNRTDNDIKNHWNSCLKKRLVRSGIDPMTHKPTVNVAKATSSSTTSSPTPTPSSSSSTSSSFSSTGSARLLNKLAAGISSRKHALDRIKNVIMSEPRQAVEEDEMMIGSKEDEEVTGCSMEIDENLISMTSFDEFLTCDFTPTYTTGFVDAFGGYSLVEPYDLYQSDFYHETSDDQLDLFLL, encoded by the exons ATGGGGAGGACGACATGGTTCGACGATGACGGGATAAAGAAAGGAGAGTGGACGGCGGAGGAAGACCGGATGCTCGTCGCTTACATCAAAGAACATGGTCTTGGGGACTGGCGTACCCTGCCTAAGAGAGCCG GTCTGCAAAGATGTGGAAAGAGTTGTAGATTAAGGTGGCTGAATTATTTGAAGCCTGGAATTAAAAGAGGCAAGTTCACTCCTCAGGAGGAAGAAGATATCATCAAATTTCATTCTCTTCTTGGAAACAG GTGGGCCGCAATAGCAAAGCAAATGCCAAACCGAACAGACAATGACATTAAAAATCATTGGAACTCATGTCTAAAGAAAAGACTCGTTAGAAGCGGGATCGATCCCATGACCCATAAGCCTACCGTCAACGTTGCCAAAGCCACTTCCTCCTCAACGACGTCGTCTCCAACACCGACCCCTTCTTCGTCCTCTTCTACTTCTTCCTCTTTTTCCTCCACTGGCTCTGCACGTCTACTTAACAAGCTTGCTGCTGGAATCTCGTCGAGAAAACATGCACTCGATAGGATCAAGAACGTCATCATGTCGGAACCAAGACAAGCCGTTGAAGAAGACGAGATGATGATAGGCAGCAAGGAAGATGAGGAAGTGACTGGTTGTTCCATGGAGATCGATGAGAATCTGATCAGTATGACTTCGTTTGATGAGTTTTTAACGTGTGACTTCACTCCTACGTATACAACTGGCTTCGTGGATGCTTTTGGTGGCTACTCATTAGTCGAGCCATACGATCTATACCAATCTGATTTCTATCATGAGACTAGTGATGATCAACTTGACTTGTTCCTCCTTTGA
- the LOC103831918 gene encoding uncharacterized endoplasmic reticulum membrane protein YGL010W isoform X2: protein MSNRIGLLDLEKHFAFYGAYHSNRVNIIIHTLFVWPNVFATLLFLYSTQPILDRSYLGFIEALTFDGVLRLDTGFILTVIYAVFYIYLDNKSGVLAALLCFSCWIGSSFLAARLGHSLTLKVGVASQLLCWTGQFLGHGLFEKRAPALLDNLVQAFLMGPYFVLLESGFGYEPYPGFKSRVDCKIENDIKEWNEEKLKKKKKLM from the exons ATGAGCAACCGTATCGGACTACTCGATCTGGAGAAGCATTTCGCCTTCTACGGAGCGTATCACAGCAACCGCGTAAACATAATCATCCACACACTATTCGTATGGCCTAACGTCTTCGCGACTCTCCTTTTCCTGTATTCCACGCAACCGATTCTAGATCGCTCTTATCTAGGGTTCATCGAAGCGTTGACTTTTGACGGTGTTCTGCGCTTGGACACTGGTTTTATTCTCACTGTGATCTATGCTGTCTTCTACATATATTTGGATAACAAGTCTGGAGTTTTAGCTGCTCTGTTATGTTTCTCTTGCTGGATCGGCTCTAGCTTTCTCGCAGCTCGTTTGGGACATTCCTTGACCTTGAAG GTTGGAGTAGCTTCTCAGCTCCTATGCTGGACCGGTCAGTTCCTAGGTCACGGCTTGTTTGAG AAACGAGCTCCTGCGCTTCTAGACAATCTGGTCCAAGCTTTTCTGATGGGTCCTTACTTCGTGTTGCTCGAG TCTGGTTTTGGATACGAGCCATACCCTGGATTCAAATCACGCGTTGACTGCAAGATAGAGAATGATATCAAGGAATGGAATGAAGagaaactgaagaagaagaagaagcttatgTAA
- the LOC103831918 gene encoding uncharacterized endoplasmic reticulum membrane protein YGL010W isoform X1 — MSNRIGLLDLEKHFAFYGAYHSNRVNIIIHTLFVWPNVFATLLFLYSTQPILDRSYLGFIEALTFDGVLRLDTGFILTVIYAVFYIYLDNKSGVLAALLCFSCWIGSSFLAARLGHSLTLKVGVASQLLCWTGQFLGHGLFEKRAPALLDNLVQAFLMGPYFVLLEVLQSGFGYEPYPGFKSRVDCKIENDIKEWNEEKLKKKKKLM; from the exons ATGAGCAACCGTATCGGACTACTCGATCTGGAGAAGCATTTCGCCTTCTACGGAGCGTATCACAGCAACCGCGTAAACATAATCATCCACACACTATTCGTATGGCCTAACGTCTTCGCGACTCTCCTTTTCCTGTATTCCACGCAACCGATTCTAGATCGCTCTTATCTAGGGTTCATCGAAGCGTTGACTTTTGACGGTGTTCTGCGCTTGGACACTGGTTTTATTCTCACTGTGATCTATGCTGTCTTCTACATATATTTGGATAACAAGTCTGGAGTTTTAGCTGCTCTGTTATGTTTCTCTTGCTGGATCGGCTCTAGCTTTCTCGCAGCTCGTTTGGGACATTCCTTGACCTTGAAG GTTGGAGTAGCTTCTCAGCTCCTATGCTGGACCGGTCAGTTCCTAGGTCACGGCTTGTTTGAG AAACGAGCTCCTGCGCTTCTAGACAATCTGGTCCAAGCTTTTCTGATGGGTCCTTACTTCGTGTTGCTCGAG GTGCTGCAGTCTGGTTTTGGATACGAGCCATACCCTGGATTCAAATCACGCGTTGACTGCAAGATAGAGAATGATATCAAGGAATGGAATGAAGagaaactgaagaagaagaagaagcttatgTAA
- the LOC103831919 gene encoding uncharacterized protein LOC103831919 has protein sequence MPATEYQRSFGRTLLNLRRDSVHSVAESSTTEPTQMEAELESFQRRVAERFADLNASTSEDLLSLEWVGKLLDSFLLCQEEFRVIIVSNHRELVAKPPMDRMVSEYFDRSVKALDVCNAIRDGVERIRQWQKLIEIVVCAFDRTRPLGEGTFRRAKKTLIELAIGMLDDKEASSSSSVTQHRNRSFGRNKEKTIGHFRSLSWSVSRSWSASKQLQALGNGLAPPRAGDVTATSGLAVPVYTMTSVLLFVMWALVAAIPCQDRGLQVHFNVPRSFQWGGSLMSLHDRIIEESRKRERRNSCGLLKEINQIERSSRLMGELVDSVQFPLSEEKEVGVRERVEELGKVHEALKNGLDPFERKVREVFHRIVRSRTEGLESVGAAP, from the coding sequence ATGCCAGCAACGGAGTACCAAAGATCATTCGGGAGGACGCTACTCAACCTACGCCGCGACTCGGTCCACTCGGTCGCAGAATCCTCCACCACCGAGCCGACTCAGATGGAGGCCGAGCTTGAATCGTTCCAGAGAAGAGTCGCCGAGAGGTTCGCCGACCTCAACGCCTCAACCTCCGAGGATCTCCTCTCCCTCGAATGGGTCGGGAAGCTCCTCGACTCGTTCCTGTTATGTCAAGAGGAGTTTCGCGTCATCATCGTCTCCAACCACCGCGAGCTCGTAGCCAAGCCTCCGATGGATCGGATGGTATCGGAGTATTTCGACAGGAGCGTCAAGGCCCTCGACGTCTGCAACGCGATCCGCGACGGCGTGGAGCGGATCCGCCAGTGGCAGAAGCTGATCGAGATCGTCGTCTGCGCTTTCGACAGGACGAGACCTCTCGGAGAAGGGACCTTCCGCCGCGCGAAGAAGACGCTGATTGAATTAGCGATCGGGATGCTGGACGACAAGGAAGCTTCTTCCTCGAGCTCCGTGACTCAGCATCGTAACCGTTCGTTTGGTCGGAACAAGGAGAAAACGATCGGACATTTCAGGTCGCTGTCGTGGTCGGTGTCGAGGTCGTGGTCGGCTTCGAAGCAGTTGCAAGCGTTGGGGAACGGTTTGGCTCCTCCACGAGCGGGGGATGTTACCGCGACGAGCGGTTTGGCGGTTCCTGTCTACACGATGACTTCGGTGTTGTTGTTTGTGATGTGGGCCCTTGTGGCGGCGATCCCTTGTCAGGACAGAGGGCTTCAGGTGCATTTCAATGTGCCTAGGAGTTTTCAGTGGGGAGGGTCGTTGATGTCGTTGCACGATAGGATCATTgaggagtcgaggaagagggaGAGGAGGAACAGCTGTGGGTTGTTGAAGGAGATTAATCAGATTGAGAGGAGTTCGAGATTGATGGGGGAGTTGGTTGATTCTGTTCAGTTTCCTTTGTCGGAGGAGAAGGAGGTTGGAGTGAGGGAGAGGGTTGAGGAGTTGGGGAAGGTTCATGAAGCTTTGAAGAATGGTTTGGATCCGTTTGAGAGGAAAGTGAGGGAAGTGTTTCATAGGATCGTGAGAAGCAGAACAGAGGGTCTTGAGTCTGTTGGGGCAGCACCATAG